The proteins below come from a single Conger conger chromosome 10, fConCon1.1, whole genome shotgun sequence genomic window:
- the LOC133138828 gene encoding hematopoietic progenitor cell antigen CD34-like isoform X2, whose protein sequence is MKGSWGRMALALVLSAVLLHDAVVCDETTMEPADDVSPVGPAADNVDTAADVDTAADNVDTAADNVDTAADVDTAADNVDTAADNVDTAADNVDTAADVDTAADNVDTAADNVDTAADNVDTAADNIDTAVDNVTIVTIPAVEATMPPTEKSLGDIQTTDTLTTAGAEDPTTAEPAPLDTTQALAVSTAAPETASALAATQEVQTDSRQTTEAVTSGPATDLVASFATDVPTDTQTSEQTPESTTVFQTMTASSTTAKAGMMPIIIQCVEKEAISGKDAVRLELKMASSCEITKNIMEKHATDLCDDDCKLDIFHEENSSFVIVTGSKIEDDVMAMADKFNSEPIKNALGLVEATPRWGEHPPTVLVAVLITGLALAALLIGGYAFKERRSRRAKGMRLAEESYQADEENQGNTLVSVAPLNPPSPQEKPTINGESPKGVKIEPPPAATNGHSTAKAPVADTEL, encoded by the exons ATGAAGGGATCCTGGGGAAGGATGGCTCTGGCCCTGGTTCTGAGCGCTGTGCTCCTGCACG ATGCTGTGGTCTGTGACGAAACAACGATGGAACCTGCAGATGATGTTTCTCCAGTGGGCCCAGCAGCTGACAATGTGGACACAGCAGCTGATGTAGACACAGCAGCTGATAACGTAGACACAGCAGCTGACAATGTGGACACAGCAGCTGATGTAGACACAGCAGCTGATAACGTAGACACAGCAGCTGACAACGTAGACACAGCAGCTGACAATGTAGACACAGCAGCTGATGTAGACACAGCAGCTGATAACGTAGACACAGCAGCTGATAACGTAGACACAGCAGCTGACAATGTGGACACAGCAGCTGATAACATAGACACAGCAGTTGATAACGTCACTATAGTCACCATCCCAGCAGTTGAAGCCACAATGCCACCCACAGAGAAAAGCCTGGGAGACATCCaaaccacagacacactgaccacaG CAGGTGCAGAGGACCCGACCACAGCTGAACCGGCACCCCTGGACACCACGCaagccctggctgtgtcgacCGCAGCCCCAGAGACAGCTAGCGCCCTGGCAGCCACACAGGAAGTCCAAACGGACTCCCGGCAGACTACAGAAGCCGTCACATCTGGCCCAGCAACTGACCTGGTCGCCAGCTTTGCCACAGATGTGCCGACTGACACACAGACCTCAGAACAGACCCCTGAGAGCACCACTGTATTTCAGACCATGACAGCTAGCTCTACCACTGCCAAAGCTGGGATGATG CCTATTATCATCCAATGTGTGGAAAAAGAAGCTATTAGTGGCAAAGATGCAGTGAGGTTGGAGCTAAAGATGGCATCCAGTTGT GAGATCACCAAGAATATAATGGAAAAACATGCAACAGACCTGTGTGATGATGACTGCAAACTTGACATTTTCCATGAGGAGAATTCCAGTTTTGTCATTGTTACAGGCTCAAAAATTGAAG ATGATGTAATGGCAATGGCAGACAAGTTCAACAGCGAACCCATTAAGAATGCG ctGGGACTGGTTGAGGCCACCCCACGCTGGGGAGAACACCCCCCGACCGTCCTGGTGGCTGTGCTTATCACTGGCCTGGCGTTGGCCGCCCTGCTCATTGGTGGATATGCCTTCAAGGAACGCCGCAGCCGCAGGGCCAAGGGCATGAGGCTG GCTGAGGAGTCATATCAAGCAGATGAAGAGAACCAGGGTAATACCCTGGTCTCAGTGGCCCCTCTGAACCCCCCGTCACCCCAGGAGAAGCCCACCATCAACGGGGAGTCCCCCAAGGGGGTAAAGATTGAGCCACCCCCCGCTGCCACCAACGGCCACTCCACCGCCAAGGCCCCAGTGGCTGACACTGAGCTGTGA
- the LOC133138828 gene encoding hematopoietic progenitor cell antigen CD34-like isoform X1: MKGSWGRMALALVLSAVLLHDAVVCDETTMEPADDVSPVGPAADNVDTAADVDTAADNVDTAADNVDTAADVDTAADNVDTAADNVDTAADNVDTAADVDTAADNVDTAADNVDTAADNVDTAADNIDTAVDNVTIVTIPAVEATMPPTEKSLGDIQTTDTLTTATSAVPAGAEDPTTAEPAPLDTTQALAVSTAAPETASALAATQEVQTDSRQTTEAVTSGPATDLVASFATDVPTDTQTSEQTPESTTVFQTMTASSTTAKAGMMPIIIQCVEKEAISGKDAVRLELKMASSCEITKNIMEKHATDLCDDDCKLDIFHEENSSFVIVTGSKIEDDVMAMADKFNSEPIKNALGLVEATPRWGEHPPTVLVAVLITGLALAALLIGGYAFKERRSRRAKGMRLAEESYQADEENQGNTLVSVAPLNPPSPQEKPTINGESPKGVKIEPPPAATNGHSTAKAPVADTEL; this comes from the exons ATGAAGGGATCCTGGGGAAGGATGGCTCTGGCCCTGGTTCTGAGCGCTGTGCTCCTGCACG ATGCTGTGGTCTGTGACGAAACAACGATGGAACCTGCAGATGATGTTTCTCCAGTGGGCCCAGCAGCTGACAATGTGGACACAGCAGCTGATGTAGACACAGCAGCTGATAACGTAGACACAGCAGCTGACAATGTGGACACAGCAGCTGATGTAGACACAGCAGCTGATAACGTAGACACAGCAGCTGACAACGTAGACACAGCAGCTGACAATGTAGACACAGCAGCTGATGTAGACACAGCAGCTGATAACGTAGACACAGCAGCTGATAACGTAGACACAGCAGCTGACAATGTGGACACAGCAGCTGATAACATAGACACAGCAGTTGATAACGTCACTATAGTCACCATCCCAGCAGTTGAAGCCACAATGCCACCCACAGAGAAAAGCCTGGGAGACATCCaaaccacagacacactgaccacaG CTACATCTGCTGTTCCAGCAGGTGCAGAGGACCCGACCACAGCTGAACCGGCACCCCTGGACACCACGCaagccctggctgtgtcgacCGCAGCCCCAGAGACAGCTAGCGCCCTGGCAGCCACACAGGAAGTCCAAACGGACTCCCGGCAGACTACAGAAGCCGTCACATCTGGCCCAGCAACTGACCTGGTCGCCAGCTTTGCCACAGATGTGCCGACTGACACACAGACCTCAGAACAGACCCCTGAGAGCACCACTGTATTTCAGACCATGACAGCTAGCTCTACCACTGCCAAAGCTGGGATGATG CCTATTATCATCCAATGTGTGGAAAAAGAAGCTATTAGTGGCAAAGATGCAGTGAGGTTGGAGCTAAAGATGGCATCCAGTTGT GAGATCACCAAGAATATAATGGAAAAACATGCAACAGACCTGTGTGATGATGACTGCAAACTTGACATTTTCCATGAGGAGAATTCCAGTTTTGTCATTGTTACAGGCTCAAAAATTGAAG ATGATGTAATGGCAATGGCAGACAAGTTCAACAGCGAACCCATTAAGAATGCG ctGGGACTGGTTGAGGCCACCCCACGCTGGGGAGAACACCCCCCGACCGTCCTGGTGGCTGTGCTTATCACTGGCCTGGCGTTGGCCGCCCTGCTCATTGGTGGATATGCCTTCAAGGAACGCCGCAGCCGCAGGGCCAAGGGCATGAGGCTG GCTGAGGAGTCATATCAAGCAGATGAAGAGAACCAGGGTAATACCCTGGTCTCAGTGGCCCCTCTGAACCCCCCGTCACCCCAGGAGAAGCCCACCATCAACGGGGAGTCCCCCAAGGGGGTAAAGATTGAGCCACCCCCCGCTGCCACCAACGGCCACTCCACCGCCAAGGCCCCAGTGGCTGACACTGAGCTGTGA
- the LOC133138828 gene encoding hematopoietic progenitor cell antigen CD34-like isoform X3 — protein sequence MKGSWGRMALALVLSAVLLHDAVVCDETTMEPADDVSPVDTAADVDTAADNVDTAADNVDTAADNVDTAADNIDTAVDNVTIVTIPAVEATMPPTEKSLGDIQTTDTLTTATSAVPAGAEDPTTAEPAPLDTTQALAVSTAAPETASALAATQEVQTDSRQTTEAVTSGPATDLVASFATDVPTDTQTSEQTPESTTVFQTMTASSTTAKAGMMPIIIQCVEKEAISGKDAVRLELKMASSCEITKNIMEKHATDLCDDDCKLDIFHEENSSFVIVTGSKIEDDVMAMADKFNSEPIKNALGLVEATPRWGEHPPTVLVAVLITGLALAALLIGGYAFKERRSRRAKGMRLAEESYQADEENQGNTLVSVAPLNPPSPQEKPTINGESPKGVKIEPPPAATNGHSTAKAPVADTEL from the exons ATGAAGGGATCCTGGGGAAGGATGGCTCTGGCCCTGGTTCTGAGCGCTGTGCTCCTGCACG ATGCTGTGGTCTGTGACGAAACAACGATGGAACCTGCAGATGATGTTTCTCCAGTGG ACACAGCAGCTGATGTAGACACAGCAGCTGATAACGTAGACACAGCAGCTGATAACGTAGACACAGCAGCTGACAATGTGGACACAGCAGCTGATAACATAGACACAGCAGTTGATAACGTCACTATAGTCACCATCCCAGCAGTTGAAGCCACAATGCCACCCACAGAGAAAAGCCTGGGAGACATCCaaaccacagacacactgaccacaG CTACATCTGCTGTTCCAGCAGGTGCAGAGGACCCGACCACAGCTGAACCGGCACCCCTGGACACCACGCaagccctggctgtgtcgacCGCAGCCCCAGAGACAGCTAGCGCCCTGGCAGCCACACAGGAAGTCCAAACGGACTCCCGGCAGACTACAGAAGCCGTCACATCTGGCCCAGCAACTGACCTGGTCGCCAGCTTTGCCACAGATGTGCCGACTGACACACAGACCTCAGAACAGACCCCTGAGAGCACCACTGTATTTCAGACCATGACAGCTAGCTCTACCACTGCCAAAGCTGGGATGATG CCTATTATCATCCAATGTGTGGAAAAAGAAGCTATTAGTGGCAAAGATGCAGTGAGGTTGGAGCTAAAGATGGCATCCAGTTGT GAGATCACCAAGAATATAATGGAAAAACATGCAACAGACCTGTGTGATGATGACTGCAAACTTGACATTTTCCATGAGGAGAATTCCAGTTTTGTCATTGTTACAGGCTCAAAAATTGAAG ATGATGTAATGGCAATGGCAGACAAGTTCAACAGCGAACCCATTAAGAATGCG ctGGGACTGGTTGAGGCCACCCCACGCTGGGGAGAACACCCCCCGACCGTCCTGGTGGCTGTGCTTATCACTGGCCTGGCGTTGGCCGCCCTGCTCATTGGTGGATATGCCTTCAAGGAACGCCGCAGCCGCAGGGCCAAGGGCATGAGGCTG GCTGAGGAGTCATATCAAGCAGATGAAGAGAACCAGGGTAATACCCTGGTCTCAGTGGCCCCTCTGAACCCCCCGTCACCCCAGGAGAAGCCCACCATCAACGGGGAGTCCCCCAAGGGGGTAAAGATTGAGCCACCCCCCGCTGCCACCAACGGCCACTCCACCGCCAAGGCCCCAGTGGCTGACACTGAGCTGTGA